In one Oryza glaberrima chromosome 2, OglaRS2, whole genome shotgun sequence genomic region, the following are encoded:
- the LOC127761044 gene encoding uncharacterized protein LOC127761044, which produces MNMPRSDYSDDGEDDVFFDAFDDDDDDDDNNRSSTEISTSEAGYELWAGEPMSVRERRHRFLKGMGFLEPGPTGTAFPQWLAEIATTDCCSFHDFEERISSICSSFRSCFSDSILAATNNTNDSADNCTRDVDYNSSGRRSTTSHDQGQHDVLSEIVEEAGTSSDEMVTPNAPEIVPGFSKLMRKVLRIRFGHGPKRNEFKSLWEIFMRKKVSDRVLSMDDVHVQPRGLNSGTLYRTKVHQQNKKWMDFTAVYMCQEIQAHEGLIRVMKFSSSGWHLASGGEDCVVRVWQITEVESSPDLYGRDVPEDMNKKKDVKIKPLAIIPKKVFSITETPLHEFQGHTSDVLDLAWSKSDFLLSSSKDTTIRMWKVGCYDCLAVFRHGDYVTCVQFNPVDERYFISGSIDGKVRVWDVSDKRVVDWDDTKYIITAISHRPDGKGFVVGSVKGRCRFYDQSGLFPLGRNIERNKLMRIKRRRCAANKITNIQFSQGHPSRMIITSKDHKIRVSEGHKITQKFQGQWRSKVLVPPSLTPDGRYLISAGRDYKIRIWNFDGGGRRRRVVSSRELFFSEGVTAVAPWARAMGGGGGADAPTLCYDRERCSFGTWFVVPDGAAAAAATTWPEERLLPSLRYVNCAGMDDCRSQVPAAWNMVVVTGSRGGAIRAFHNYGLPVRL; this is translated from the exons ATGAACATGCCAAGATCAGACTATTCCGATGATGGAGAAGACGACGTCTTCTTCGACGCGtttgacgatgacgacgacgacgacgataacAACAGAAGCTCAACGGAGATTAGTACAAGTGAAGCTGGGTACGAGCTGTGGGCAGGTGAGCCGATGAGTGTCAGAGAAAGGAGACACAGATTCCTGAAAGGAATGGGGTTTCTTGAGCCCGGTCCTACCGGGACGGCCTTCCCCCAGTGGCTGGCAGAAATCGCAACAACGGATTGCTGCTCATTTCACGATTTCGAGGAGAGGATCAGTAGCATCTGCTCTTCCTTCCGTTCTTGCTTCTCTGACAGTATTTTGGCAGCAACAAACAATACTAATGATAGTGCTGATAACTGCACAAGGGATGTGGATTATAACAGTAGTGGAAGGAGAAGCACAACATCTCATGATCAAGGCCAGCACGATGTCCTCTCGGAGATTGTTGAGGAGGCTGGAACATCATCTGATGAAATGGTGACTCCAAATGCGCCTGAGATTGTGCCTGGATTCTCTAAACTTATGCGAAAAGTACTGCGCATTCGCTTCGGTCACGGCCCTAAGAGAAACGAATTCAAGAGCTTGTGGGAAATCTTCATGAGGAAGAAGGTTTCAGATAGAGTACTTTCCATGGATGATGTACATGTCCAACCAAGAGGATTGAACTCTGGCACATTGTACAGGACAAAAGTTCATCAGCAGAACAAGAAGTGGATGGACTTCACTGCCGTCTACATGTGCCAGGAGATCCAGGCACACGAGGGATTGATCAGGGTGATGAAGTTCAGTTCATCCGGGTGGCATCTAGCCAGTGGCGGCGAGGATTGCGTCGTGCGCGTTTGGCAGATCACAGAAGTTGAATCTTCGCCTGATTTGTACGGCAGAGATGTTCCTGAAGACATGAACAAGAAGAAGGACGTGAAAATTAAGCCCCTCGCGATCATACCAAAGAAGGTTTTCAGTATCACAGAGACACCTCTGCATGAGTTTCAAGGCCATACAAGTGATGTCCTGGATTTGGCATGGTCAAAGTCAGAT TTTCTCTTGAGTTCATCGAAAGACACGACAATACGCATGTGGAAAGTTGGCTGTTATGACTGCCTTGCAGTATTCAGACATGGAGATTATG TTACATGTGTTCAATTCAATCCAGTTGATGAAAGGTACTTCATCAGTGGCTCAATAGATGGCAAAGTTCGTGTTTGGGATGTTTCAGACAAGCGAGTAGTTGATTGGGATGACACAAAATACATCATAACAGCTATAAGTCACCGACCAGATGGAAAG GGTTTCGTTGTCGGTTCTGTCAAAGGGAGATGCCGCTTCTATGATCAATCTG GTCTTTTCCCATTAGGTCGAAACATTGAAAGGAACAAACTGATGCGCATAAAGCGGAGACGGTGTGCTGCCAACAAGATTACCAATATTCAG TTCTCTCAGGGCCATCCATCTAGGATGATAATCACATCGAAAGATCACAAAATCCGAGTCTCTGAAGGTCATAAGATCACCCAAAAGTTTCAAG GACAATGGAGGTCCAAGGTGTTGGTGCCTCCGTCGCTGACGCCCGACGGCAGGTACCTGATATCGGCGGGGAGGGACTACAAGATCCGCATCTGGaacttcgacggcggcggcaggcggcggagggtggTGAGCTCGCGCGAGCTCTTCTTCTCCGAGGGCGTCACGGCGGTGGCGCCGTGGGCGagggcgatgggcggcggcggcggagcggacgCGCCGACGCTGTGCTACGACCGGGAGCGGTGCTCGTTCGGCACGTGGTTCGTCGTGCccgacggggcggcggcggcggcggctacgacgTGGCCGGAGGAGAGGCTGCTGCCGTCGCTGAGGTACGTGAACTGCGCCGGGATGGACGACTGCCGGTCCCAGGTTCCGGCGGCGTGGAACATGGTGGTGGTGAccggcagccgcggcggcgccatcagGGCCTTCCACAACTACGGCCTGCCGGTCAGGCTGTAG